One window from the genome of [Clostridium] celerecrescens 18A encodes:
- a CDS encoding LytR/AlgR family response regulator transcription factor: MFSVCICENNIMTFNKYKEILDIISKKHDIDISIMNFQSGEMLLQVLNNYLVDIIFMDIYLEGMNGIETARRLQQNGLQPPLIFVTKSETHVFEAFDVRPINYLIKGKVTVEEFERVFLRAVDIAKRRRKELLLCKVRDCNIVLQIKDIAYIKVTKRLITVCYKGREIKFYSSLVKLEQQLQDYNFLRIHRSYIVNLLHITTFCSNYVILKNGNRIPMGATYVNELKQAFFNLYGETKS; encoded by the coding sequence ATGTTCAGTGTATGTATTTGTGAAAACAATATAATGACCTTTAATAAGTATAAAGAAATATTGGATATAATTTCAAAGAAGCATGATATTGATATTTCGATAATGAATTTTCAAAGTGGTGAAATGCTCCTACAGGTACTAAACAATTATTTGGTTGATATTATCTTTATGGATATTTATTTGGAGGGAATGAATGGAATCGAGACTGCTAGGCGGCTACAGCAAAATGGTCTTCAGCCTCCCCTTATATTCGTGACAAAGAGTGAAACGCATGTATTTGAAGCATTTGATGTCAGGCCGATCAATTATTTAATTAAAGGTAAAGTAACAGTAGAGGAGTTTGAAAGAGTGTTTTTGAGGGCAGTTGATATTGCCAAGCGGAGAAGAAAGGAGCTTTTACTCTGTAAAGTTCGGGATTGCAATATTGTATTACAAATAAAGGACATTGCCTATATTAAAGTGACAAAGCGCCTCATTACCGTCTGCTATAAAGGTAGAGAAATTAAATTTTACAGCAGTCTAGTGAAGTTGGAGCAGCAATTACAGGACTATAACTTTTTAAGGATACATCGATCCTATATTGTAAATTTGTTGCATATCACTACATTTTGTTCCAATTACGTTATATTAAAAAATGGAAACAGAATACCTATGGGTGCTACCTATGTCAATGAATTAAAGCAGGCATTTTTTAACTTATATGGCGAAACTAAAAGTTAA